A window of Fictibacillus halophilus contains these coding sequences:
- a CDS encoding serine hydrolase: MLKQIEQALLKMISSGEGTYGVSIYHFETKECFESHSDELFYSASIIKVPIMAAVFAHATAGKCSLSDKIEVREEDIVPGDGVIKHLSPGIEWTIHDLIVLMIIKSDNTATNVLIDLVGIDKINTYMKEWGFDQSHLHHKLQIKAARDPEKMNVVTAHEMNGFLKKIAVGSVVSLNSCKKMIDILKQQKMNDLLPSLLPEADGVIGTIPNWEIAHKTGYVPGIEHNVGLLYLPSHSYAVAVLSKNVPKRSEPRRIMGEIGQLLYQVSSK, from the coding sequence ATGCTAAAACAAATTGAACAAGCATTACTAAAAATGATTTCTTCAGGAGAAGGAACATATGGCGTTTCGATCTATCATTTTGAAACGAAAGAATGCTTCGAATCTCATTCAGATGAGCTTTTTTACTCAGCTAGCATTATTAAAGTGCCAATTATGGCTGCTGTATTTGCTCATGCTACAGCAGGGAAATGTTCACTATCTGATAAAATTGAGGTGAGGGAAGAAGACATTGTGCCTGGGGATGGTGTCATAAAGCATTTGTCACCCGGTATTGAATGGACCATTCATGACTTAATCGTATTAATGATTATTAAAAGTGACAATACAGCTACTAATGTTTTAATTGATTTAGTAGGTATAGATAAGATTAATACATACATGAAAGAATGGGGATTTGATCAAAGTCACCTACATCACAAACTACAAATTAAAGCTGCTAGAGATCCTGAAAAGATGAATGTAGTAACCGCTCATGAAATGAATGGATTTTTGAAGAAAATAGCGGTTGGATCTGTGGTTTCTTTGAATTCTTGTAAAAAGATGATTGATATTTTGAAACAGCAGAAGATGAATGATTTGCTGCCAAGTCTGCTTCCTGAGGCAGATGGTGTAATCGGAACGATTCCGAATTGGGAAATTGCTCATAAAACAGGATATGTGCCAGGGATAGAGCATAATGTAGGATTACTTTACTTGCCTAGTCATTCATATGCTGTAGCTGTTCTTAGTAAAAATGTGCCGAAACGTTCTGAGCCAAGGCGTATTATGGGTGAGATAGGGCAATTGTTATATCAAGTTTCCTCTAAATAA
- a CDS encoding iron-containing alcohol dehydrogenase: MKNIEFKLPTIIRAGNGEFKKAGTYLKEVLEGKRIFIVTDSGIEQTGFVKQAIQMLEHQGFVIQTFKEVRPNPRDIDCKLGGEEARNFRADAILAIGGGSVIDSAKAIAILQCQGGEPQDYAGRDNVIKKVTPIIVVPTTAGTVAEVTRSSVITDTAKKIKFTIKDVNIAPVLAIVDPELTYGLPAHLTASTGMDALVHAIEAFTCKLSNPISDGLALQAMKHIYPYLRTAVNNGNDLEARYNLMVGSTIAGMAFSHADVASVHCMAEAIGGLYDTPHGVANSMFLPYIVEYNAVTNLEKHATIARTIGIASPNDSDEDASALLVKEMKQLAEDLSIPTFSSLPKVNENDFDYLAESSFLNGSTPSNARQITKEDYLKLFKIAYSKKHSEKSLH; the protein is encoded by the coding sequence ATGAAAAATATCGAATTTAAACTGCCAACCATCATCCGAGCTGGAAACGGTGAATTTAAAAAAGCGGGGACATATTTAAAAGAAGTGTTAGAGGGAAAACGAATCTTTATTGTAACAGACTCTGGAATTGAGCAAACGGGGTTTGTAAAACAAGCTATTCAAATGTTAGAACACCAAGGTTTTGTAATCCAAACGTTTAAAGAAGTGCGACCAAATCCGCGGGATATCGATTGTAAATTGGGCGGTGAAGAAGCTAGAAATTTTCGTGCCGATGCCATATTGGCAATAGGCGGAGGATCAGTTATTGATTCAGCGAAGGCAATAGCAATCTTACAATGCCAAGGTGGTGAGCCGCAGGATTACGCTGGTCGTGATAACGTTATTAAAAAAGTAACTCCTATCATCGTTGTTCCGACAACTGCTGGTACAGTTGCAGAAGTAACTCGTTCATCAGTTATTACTGATACGGCAAAAAAGATTAAATTCACGATTAAGGACGTCAATATCGCACCAGTCTTAGCGATCGTGGACCCTGAACTTACCTACGGACTACCTGCTCATTTAACTGCATCCACAGGAATGGATGCGTTAGTACATGCAATAGAAGCTTTTACTTGTAAACTGTCGAATCCTATTTCGGACGGTCTTGCATTACAAGCAATGAAACATATATACCCTTATTTAAGAACTGCCGTAAATAATGGCAACGATCTAGAAGCCCGATACAACTTAATGGTCGGTTCAACAATCGCAGGCATGGCTTTTTCTCATGCTGATGTAGCATCCGTTCATTGCATGGCGGAGGCAATCGGTGGATTATATGACACTCCACATGGGGTCGCAAATTCCATGTTCTTGCCATACATCGTTGAATACAATGCAGTGACGAATCTAGAAAAACATGCAACGATCGCAAGAACAATAGGAATTGCTTCTCCAAATGATTCTGATGAGGATGCATCCGCACTTCTCGTAAAAGAAATGAAGCAACTGGCAGAAGATCTATCTATCCCAACGTTCTCCTCATTACCAAAAGTGAACGAGAACGATTTCGATTATCTTGCAGAGTCCTCATTCTTGAATGGCTCTACACCCAGCAATGCTAGACAAATAACAAAAGAAGACTACCTGAAATTATTTAAGATTGCTTACTCAAAGAAACATAGTGAAAAAAGCCTGCATTAA
- the metH gene encoding methionine synthase, translating to MPKSSIEKQLESKILIMDGAMGTMLQEAKLTPEDFGGEAFDGCNEYLNVTAPHVIESIHYKYLDAGADIIETNTFGGTNLVLDEYELGHRAYEINKLGAQIARKAADAVSTENWPRFVAGSLGPTTKTLSVTGGTTFDVLREAYAEQARGLIDGGADLLLLETSQDMLNVKAGFLGIEQAIEQTGKRIPLMVSGTIEPMGTTLAGQSIEAFYISLKHMNPIAVGLNCATGPEFMQDHIRSLSNLSTKAVSCYPNAGLPDEEGNYHETPESLAAKLSGFAEKGWLNIVGGCCGTTPAHIEALSKVMKNYTPRHRQVNEIHMVSGIEPFIYDDPTLRPIMVGERTNVIGSRKFKRLIAEGKFEEAAEIARAQVKGGAHVLDVCLADPDRDELSDMEKFMKEAVKKVKIPFVIDSTDEDVLELALKYSQGKAIINSINLEDGEERFEKVIPLLHKYGAAVVVGTIDEIGMGVSAERKLEIAKRSYELLVEKYRVSPTDIIFDPLVFPVGTGDEQYIGSANATVEGIRQIKEHFPDCLTILGVSNVSFGLPPVGREVLNAVYLYHCTQAGLDYAIVNTEKLERFASIAPEEIEMAENLLFRTSEEALSVFTDFYRGKKKETKSKLPDMSLEERLHYYILEGTKKGLIPDLEIALKQYATPLAIINGPLMDGMKEVGRLFNENQLIVAEVLQSAEVMKASVAYLEPYMETSDESASKGKVLLATVKGDVHDIGKNLVDIILSNNGFKVVDLGIKVTSQALIEAIKKEKPNIIGLSGLLVKSAQQMVLTATDMREANISTPILVGGAALSRKFTDTKISKEYEGMVLYAKDAMEGLSLANQIQTPEDYDKLAFELKERKKRVVLDTESHGGSSSVATAVRVRSKVSQTAPVFVPKDTKRHILRNYSISHIQPYINLQMLLGHHLGIKGKISRLLQEKDEKILQIKSVVDGLLVEAKERNLITPSALYQFFPAQSDGERVLIYDPIDQQTVIETYDFPRQNKEPYLCIADYLKSKDSGEMDYVGFFSVTAGTGIRELAAELKKEGRFLESHALQALALETAEGFAELVHQQMRDRWGFPDSVDFTMRERFSARYQGQRFSFGYPACPELEDQQKLFKLIQPEDIGIQLTDGCMMEPEASVSAIVFAHPEARYFNVLS from the coding sequence ATGCCTAAGTCATCAATAGAAAAACAGCTGGAATCAAAGATCTTAATCATGGATGGTGCGATGGGTACGATGCTTCAAGAAGCCAAACTTACACCAGAAGATTTTGGTGGCGAGGCGTTTGATGGTTGTAATGAGTATTTAAATGTAACGGCACCCCATGTTATTGAATCCATTCATTATAAATACCTTGATGCAGGAGCTGATATCATTGAAACGAATACATTTGGCGGTACGAATCTTGTACTAGATGAATACGAACTCGGCCATAGAGCTTATGAGATCAATAAGCTTGGAGCACAAATTGCAAGAAAAGCCGCTGATGCTGTTTCAACAGAAAATTGGCCACGTTTTGTTGCGGGTTCACTCGGACCGACTACAAAAACACTCAGTGTTACGGGCGGAACTACGTTTGATGTGTTAAGAGAAGCATATGCTGAGCAAGCACGCGGTTTGATTGATGGTGGTGCGGACCTACTCCTTTTAGAGACAAGCCAAGATATGCTTAATGTAAAAGCTGGCTTTTTAGGGATCGAGCAAGCTATTGAACAAACGGGAAAACGAATCCCGCTTATGGTTTCTGGAACGATTGAACCGATGGGAACCACACTTGCGGGTCAGTCGATTGAGGCCTTTTATATTTCGTTAAAGCATATGAACCCGATCGCAGTGGGATTAAACTGTGCGACAGGTCCTGAATTCATGCAAGATCACATACGTTCCCTGTCGAATCTGTCTACAAAAGCAGTGAGCTGTTATCCAAACGCAGGACTTCCTGATGAAGAAGGAAATTATCATGAAACACCAGAATCACTAGCCGCTAAACTATCCGGATTTGCAGAAAAAGGGTGGCTGAATATCGTTGGTGGCTGCTGTGGAACGACACCTGCTCATATTGAAGCACTATCAAAAGTTATGAAGAACTATACGCCACGTCACCGGCAAGTAAACGAAATTCATATGGTCTCTGGAATCGAACCTTTTATATATGATGATCCAACGTTAAGACCGATCATGGTAGGAGAAAGAACGAATGTTATCGGTTCACGAAAATTCAAACGATTGATTGCTGAGGGGAAGTTTGAAGAAGCGGCTGAAATTGCAAGAGCCCAAGTGAAAGGTGGTGCCCATGTACTCGACGTTTGTTTAGCTGATCCTGACCGAGATGAATTAAGCGATATGGAGAAGTTCATGAAAGAAGCGGTTAAGAAAGTGAAAATTCCCTTTGTCATCGACTCTACGGATGAGGATGTTCTCGAGCTAGCTTTAAAATATTCACAAGGAAAAGCCATCATCAATTCTATTAATTTAGAAGACGGTGAAGAACGGTTTGAAAAGGTGATCCCGCTTCTTCATAAATATGGAGCGGCAGTAGTGGTTGGAACGATTGATGAGATTGGAATGGGCGTTTCGGCTGAACGGAAATTGGAAATTGCAAAGAGATCATATGAACTATTAGTAGAAAAATATAGAGTTTCACCGACAGACATCATATTCGATCCACTCGTATTTCCTGTTGGAACTGGTGATGAACAGTACATTGGCTCAGCGAATGCAACGGTTGAAGGCATTCGTCAGATTAAGGAACATTTTCCCGATTGCTTAACCATTTTAGGTGTCAGTAACGTATCCTTCGGATTGCCGCCGGTAGGCCGTGAAGTATTAAATGCTGTATACCTTTATCATTGCACACAAGCGGGACTTGATTATGCCATTGTAAATACAGAAAAGCTCGAACGTTTTGCTTCGATTGCACCGGAAGAAATTGAGATGGCAGAAAACCTATTATTTCGTACATCAGAGGAAGCTTTATCTGTTTTTACCGACTTTTATAGAGGAAAGAAGAAAGAGACGAAATCAAAGCTGCCTGATATGTCTTTAGAAGAGCGGCTTCACTATTACATTTTAGAAGGTACAAAAAAAGGTCTCATTCCTGATTTAGAAATTGCTTTAAAACAGTACGCTACACCTCTAGCTATCATTAATGGACCATTGATGGATGGCATGAAAGAAGTCGGCCGACTTTTTAACGAAAACCAGTTAATCGTTGCGGAAGTTCTTCAAAGTGCAGAAGTGATGAAGGCATCTGTTGCTTACTTAGAGCCTTACATGGAAACGAGTGATGAGTCTGCATCAAAGGGAAAAGTTCTGCTTGCAACCGTCAAAGGTGACGTGCATGATATCGGTAAAAACCTGGTAGACATCATATTAAGCAACAATGGCTTCAAAGTAGTGGATTTAGGCATTAAAGTAACCTCACAAGCATTGATCGAAGCGATCAAAAAAGAAAAACCCAATATTATCGGTCTCTCCGGGTTGCTTGTTAAATCCGCACAGCAGATGGTGTTAACCGCAACTGACATGCGTGAAGCGAACATCTCCACGCCTATATTAGTTGGTGGTGCAGCGTTATCAAGGAAGTTCACCGATACGAAGATATCTAAGGAATACGAAGGAATGGTACTTTACGCGAAGGATGCAATGGAAGGACTTTCGCTCGCTAACCAAATTCAAACACCTGAAGATTACGATAAACTGGCCTTTGAACTTAAGGAAAGGAAAAAAAGGGTAGTGCTTGATACTGAGAGTCATGGAGGCTCCTCTTCGGTGGCAACAGCCGTAAGGGTCCGGTCAAAAGTATCTCAGACAGCTCCTGTTTTTGTTCCAAAAGATACAAAAAGGCACATTTTAAGAAATTACTCGATATCCCATATACAGCCTTACATCAATTTACAAATGCTTTTAGGGCATCATCTAGGGATTAAAGGGAAAATATCTCGACTGCTTCAAGAGAAAGATGAGAAAATCCTTCAAATCAAATCAGTTGTAGACGGACTGTTGGTAGAGGCGAAGGAAAGAAATTTAATCACTCCTTCAGCACTGTATCAATTCTTTCCAGCGCAAAGTGACGGTGAACGTGTACTCATTTATGACCCTATCGATCAACAAACGGTTATCGAGACATATGATTTTCCTAGACAAAACAAAGAGCCATATCTTTGTATAGCGGACTACTTAAAATCGAAAGACAGCGGGGAAATGGATTACGTCGGTTTCTTTTCTGTAACAGCAGGCACTGGAATTCGGGAGCTAGCTGCAGAACTGAAAAAAGAAGGCCGTTTTCTAGAAAGCCACGCTCTCCAAGCATTAGCTTTAGAAACAGCAGAAGGCTTTGCTGAACTTGTTCACCAACAGATGCGAGATCGCTGGGGATTTCCGGATTCAGTAGACTTTACAATGAGAGAACGTTTTTCTGCACGGTACCAAGGACAGCGTTTCTCCTTTGGGTATCCAGCCTGTCCAGAACTTGAAGATCAGCAAAAGTTATTTAAACTGATTCAGCCGGAAGATATCGGTATTCAACTAACAGATGGCTGCATGATGGAGCCAGAAGCATCTGTATCCGCTATCGTTTTTGCACATCCAGAAGCGAGGTATTTTAATGTGTTGAGTTAA
- a CDS encoding bifunctional homocysteine S-methyltransferase/methylenetetrahydrofolate reductase, whose translation MSLITDLEQNKILIGDGAMGTLLYSYGSDFCYEELNLSQEEQIYNIHRAYLDAGADIIQTNTYAANYSKLERYGLQDHVKEINKAAVQIARKAAQSEYVVGTIGGIRGIKPNSISLDEIKRSFREQLYCLLMENVDGIQLETYYDLQELETVLEIARKETSLPIIAQVSLQEVGFMQDRTPISDALTRLENLGADVVGLNCRLGPYHMLMTLEEVPLPNRAYLSAFPNASLPSYTDGRFKYEGDADYFKECAHLFRQQGVRLLGGCCGTTPAHIRAFSSELQNLEPVTEKEVKQRKRKIVIQSASKPKYVPLSEEVKKKQSIIVELDPPRKLDTSRFMEGAKALKEAGIDALTLADNSLASPRVCNSALGSIVQSQLNLRPLVHITCRDRNLIGLQSHLMGLHTHGIHEILAVTGDPASVGDFPGASSVYDVTSFELIKLIKQFNEGLSLSGKELGEKTSFTVGAAFNPNIRSIDKAVERLEKKIAYGADYFISQPVFSEQRLIETYEATKHIDKPIYIGIMPLTSSRNAEFLHHEVPGIKLSDSVRDRMSKYKDNPKQACKEGLLIAKSLLDTAMELFNGIYLITPFMRYELTVELAQYARANHPSLLARRSQNA comes from the coding sequence ATGAGTTTAATCACAGATTTAGAACAAAACAAGATACTGATCGGTGATGGTGCGATGGGAACACTTCTGTATTCGTATGGATCTGACTTTTGTTATGAAGAGTTAAATCTTTCTCAAGAAGAGCAGATCTATAACATCCACCGGGCTTATTTAGATGCAGGCGCGGATATCATTCAAACCAATACGTATGCAGCGAACTATTCGAAGCTAGAACGTTACGGACTTCAAGATCACGTAAAAGAGATCAATAAAGCCGCTGTTCAAATTGCTCGAAAAGCAGCTCAAAGTGAATATGTTGTAGGTACGATCGGTGGAATACGTGGCATAAAACCAAATAGCATCTCCCTTGATGAGATCAAGCGCAGTTTTCGTGAGCAGCTGTATTGTTTGTTGATGGAGAATGTAGACGGCATTCAATTAGAAACGTATTATGACCTGCAAGAACTAGAAACGGTTTTAGAGATTGCTAGAAAAGAAACGTCTCTTCCAATCATTGCTCAAGTGTCACTGCAGGAAGTAGGCTTTATGCAGGACCGGACGCCGATTTCAGATGCTTTGACCCGGCTTGAGAACTTAGGTGCTGATGTCGTGGGATTGAACTGTCGTCTTGGGCCATATCACATGCTGATGACGCTTGAGGAAGTTCCATTACCAAATCGGGCTTATCTTTCAGCGTTTCCTAATGCATCGCTTCCTTCTTATACAGATGGCCGTTTTAAGTATGAAGGGGACGCTGATTATTTTAAAGAATGTGCCCATTTGTTCAGGCAGCAAGGTGTTCGTCTATTAGGCGGATGCTGTGGTACGACTCCTGCTCATATTCGTGCCTTCTCAAGTGAACTTCAAAACTTAGAGCCTGTAACAGAAAAAGAAGTGAAGCAAAGAAAGCGAAAGATTGTCATTCAGTCTGCATCAAAACCTAAATACGTACCACTAAGTGAAGAAGTAAAGAAGAAGCAATCCATTATTGTAGAATTAGATCCACCACGTAAATTAGATACATCACGTTTTATGGAAGGAGCCAAGGCGTTAAAAGAAGCGGGAATCGACGCACTTACCCTCGCTGATAATTCGCTTGCTTCACCACGTGTTTGTAACTCTGCATTAGGATCGATTGTGCAGTCCCAACTTAATCTTCGCCCGCTCGTTCATATTACGTGCCGCGATAGAAATTTAATCGGCCTTCAGTCTCACTTGATGGGGCTTCACACGCATGGAATCCATGAAATACTTGCAGTTACCGGAGATCCCGCAAGCGTCGGAGACTTCCCAGGTGCGTCGTCTGTTTATGATGTCACGTCTTTCGAACTGATCAAGCTCATCAAACAGTTTAATGAAGGGTTATCACTTTCAGGTAAAGAGCTTGGAGAAAAAACATCCTTTACGGTAGGAGCGGCATTTAACCCTAACATCCGGTCCATCGATAAAGCGGTTGAGCGGTTGGAGAAAAAGATTGCTTATGGCGCAGATTACTTTATCAGTCAGCCTGTTTTTTCAGAGCAAAGACTTATTGAAACGTACGAGGCTACAAAGCACATTGATAAACCGATCTATATTGGGATTATGCCGTTAACATCTTCCCGAAATGCAGAGTTTCTTCACCATGAAGTTCCAGGAATCAAACTATCTGATTCTGTACGTGATCGCATGAGCAAGTACAAAGATAATCCAAAACAGGCGTGCAAAGAAGGTTTATTGATTGCTAAGTCATTATTAGACACAGCCATGGAACTCTTTAACGGCATCTACCTGATCACGCCATTTATGCGTTACGAATTAACCGTGGAATTAGCACAATATGCACGAGCTAACCATCCATCACTTTTAGCCAGGAGGTCACAGAATGCCTAA
- a CDS encoding NAD(P)-binding protein — MYPIHVNLSGKTVVVAGGGIVAYRKIKDLLNEEAKITVISPTVVNEIQQWHAEKKLTWIEEEVKREDLEKAFLIIAATNSKEVNSWIAEQANSKQLVNIADQPHLGNFIVPSVVKRGKLILSVSTSGASPSLSKSIKKELQQKYSEDYETYLDFLFQCRSIIKKEYTEKYRKDLLTKLTDRSFLYDVEKQRSYKQELVKKIDRKLVNEPINE, encoded by the coding sequence ATGTATCCCATACATGTAAACTTGTCTGGTAAAACGGTGGTTGTAGCAGGCGGTGGAATAGTCGCGTATCGAAAAATTAAAGATTTATTGAATGAAGAAGCAAAAATTACTGTAATCAGTCCAACTGTAGTTAACGAGATTCAGCAATGGCATGCAGAAAAAAAGCTGACTTGGATTGAAGAAGAAGTGAAACGTGAAGATTTGGAGAAAGCATTTCTAATCATTGCGGCGACAAATTCCAAAGAGGTTAACTCTTGGATTGCAGAACAGGCAAATTCTAAACAGCTTGTGAATATAGCGGATCAACCGCACCTTGGCAATTTTATTGTTCCTAGTGTTGTAAAAAGAGGTAAACTCATACTCTCTGTTTCCACCTCTGGAGCTAGTCCAAGTCTATCAAAATCTATAAAAAAAGAGCTTCAGCAAAAATACAGTGAAGACTATGAAACGTATTTAGATTTTTTATTCCAATGCAGATCCATCATTAAGAAGGAATATACGGAAAAATATCGAAAAGACTTATTAACAAAGCTAACAGATCGGTCCTTTTTATATGATGTAGAAAAACAACGCTCGTATAAACAGGAATTAGTAAAGAAGATAGATCGGAAGTTAGTAAATGAACCCATAAATGAATAG